A segment of the Candoia aspera isolate rCanAsp1 chromosome 8, rCanAsp1.hap2, whole genome shotgun sequence genome:
TCCGGAGTGGTAGTTAGAGATAACGGCCCAACATATTTTGAGGGCActaggttgagaaaggctgtgttagATGGAGCAGCTTCCTTTATgtactgtcatttttaaaaaaatacagattagcAATCCATCTCTAAAAGGTCATCACCTAGTCTGCTAGTTGACAGAAATAATTTACTAACCATAATTCTCTCCTTCACTTGCCAGAGACTCCCTTTACTCCTGTATAGTACTTGAAAcatcaatcttttttaaaaaatgggggagggggtagattaaaaaaaaggaatgttacAGAACACCTCCCTCTTATTTTAAGATCTCCAGATCATGTATTAAAACTGCAATATAACAATTTGacactcacacacaaaaaaataaaaaaatgtattcaCTGTATCAATCAATTCATCCACAGGATAAATGCTAGTATTATACTATTATCGTTCTTCCACAATCCAAGCTGATATATTAAGACCTACCCCCCTTAACATGGTAGCACCCAAAAATGAGCATATTTGGGGAAGAAATATAGCAATGTTTGACCAGATaatcatttatttcctttatcTTTTACAGTGATAACTGCATCAGTGTTACTTTATTTCATCCAGTTTAAgcaatttactaaaaaaaaaccaCTGCACTACTGTGTTTTATTGCTTATTCAAAAAATAAATGGCAAGAGTATGATGGTGGAAGGAAGCATATACAGCCATCTCTGAATATGGAATTAATATATTGATAAACAGGGCTGAGAACACAGAAAATATCCATTATACTGGCAAAATGCCTCCTCAGAAAGATAAGTGAAGCATCTTGCACAAGGCTTCAGAAATAATACAGTACTTACTGTACCTTCAAATTACAATTCCAATCATTACACACAAATAAGAAATTAGTAGATAATCTCCAGATTCACTGTTCATTTTATTGAAAAGTAGCAGTGTTTCACTGAGAAACAGTTCTACGTTACATAATAGCAGCTTATATGTCTATGTCGCGCAACTTATTATTATTGCAAAGGTTGTACCAGCCATTTTCTCAGCAGATAAACAGAATTTCTGTATGTGAGtatgaaaacaaacacacacatgtactTTGGACCCCACTTTAGAATTCTGGATAGTAGAACTATTTTGTATCATCATCTTGCTTAGTTCCTGAGTGGTAccctaaaaaaaatctatatagctATGTGCTTTTTATTTAAGGATTTAAACATACTTTGATGAAATTTGATGATTTAGTGGCTTGAGACCATAGGATGATGTGTTAAAACAGGTGAAGAACGAGATTTGGTCCAGCGGCCAGATTCAGTCCCATACCTGATCTGACAGGCAAAATAATATTAGGACATACGGTTTAACTGACATAATAGGAACATTCTCTATGTTCTTTTAACAATAAAGTATGCTTTCCTCATCAAATAAAACACTTGTCTGATACTCTCAGGGCCCAACTGATACCCTTACAATTGGTGAATACGCAGTGTAACTCCTGAACAAGCTCACCATCTTAGACTCCATCCTGTTTCCCCTTTATAACTGTGAAAGTCAGAATATGGGTAAAGTAGAGCTGGTACTGCACtggtattttaaaaggaaatgaatgTGATAGAGCTCTTTATCATCTTCTCATGAATATTAGCCACATACAATTTCGTCTGTTGGTTTCTTTGCTCTACTAACATTTAAACTGAATACAGTTGTTCAGCCATAAACCATCCCGGATTCAAATTAATGtcttttgaagaaataaatattactCATATTTATGGTAACCTACAGAGAACAGATGAGACTATGTTAATGAAGAGATTTTGATTGTTGTGGTTTATAAAATCCCCAATTTTTAGACATGCCACTGTTCTCTAGCCTTGCTATCAACCATATAGTCATGATGCAGTTGCTACAATTTTTGATGAAGGGCAGGGAGACTTATTACTGAACGACTGCAGAAATTCTGGCCTGTCACTTTATTTTCCTTGAGAATGAAGTAGGAAAGGACTATGTGATCCAGCCCAACATCTTTGAAGGTGGCTTATGTGATAATCAGTCTGGCAGGTTCTAAGCTGGAACCCTGTTTTGTGCCTAGAGCACTACAGTGCTACTTGGGGGACCAACACTAAAACAAAGGGTAATAACTTTGGAAAAGTAAGAAATGCTAAAAAGCAATTCATTTGGCAATCTGTAGCACTACAATTctgagatttttctctttttagttttctaAGTTGAATAGGCAATTGAATTTATTGCTTCTAAGGAtagtaaatttgaaaaataataataatgtgcttGTGCAGGTCAGATTTCAACTTTAAAAGATTATCATTTCCTGCTCAAAGGAGGTGCTAATTCCCCAGTCCCAGGCAGACTCTGTCCATCTACCTACCCATGCAATGGAAATACATCCTTCCATGCTGTGCATGCAGCATATGAAAACAATTATCCCATGCCCCAATGCCAGCACAACAtgcattttcttccctttcaacATTCCAAAATCAAAAGAAGTACTTATCTGTACACATCCATATAAGACATGATTGTGTATATTGAATGTTAAAACTGGCATTAAACATTACtgggaaaatatttttagttttgcaaaaaaaaaaaaaaaaagcaaatactgGAGACTTACATTCCTTGATAAATAGGTAAACGAGTGTTAGTGATAGAGTGTGTCCACTGAATAGGAAATCTCCACATAAGATACGTGAGCTTGCTATAGACAGACCACCTCTGGAAATTAGTTGCAGAATCCGCTGAACTTTAGCTTGAGAATCACCATTTAGCTAGAATtaagtaaaaaagagaaaaaaatcctatAAATTAAAGGGTACAGAAACTGTACTGGTCACATTTATGGATGATCCTTGGAGAGGCTGGTATTGGGGGACAGCAACCCTTCTGGTCCTCCATGATCTCTCaaaggctttcaataccattgaccatggcagCCTTTTGGACCATCCTATCTCTGGCAGACTGGAATAGGGGGGCACTGTCTAGCAGTGATTCTTTACCTTCCTAAAGGGGTGATTCTAGATGGCTGGGTAGGTAAATCTACCCGAAGACCTCTACTTTGTGGAGTGCCTCAGGAttctcttttctctccatttATCTTTAATAGTTACATAAAACTGCTGAGGGAGGCCATCAGTTGACATGAGGCTTGGTATCATTAGTAGGATGGTAATATCCAGTAATACATCTCAGTCCTGGGATGAATCAGCAGTGTAGAAGTGCTGACCTGGATGTGCTGTCAGGGGAGGAACAAACTCAGATTGAATCCTTCCAAAATAGAGTGACTTTGAATTTATCAGCCTAATGATCCCAGAGAAATACCATATTTCACTCTGAATTGAGTTGTATTCCCCTGTTAGAAGTGGTTCATAATCTGGTGGTCCTCTTAACTCATAGTTTCTACTCattaagcaggtggcagctgtggttaGGAGACCTTTTGTATAGCTGCATCTTGTGCATCAATTGTGGCCACTGCTGGATCAAGAGGcgctgctcatagtcactcatggcCTAGTCACTTCCTATTTGAAATACTGTAATGAGCTGCTCCTGAAGAATATTTGAAAGCTGCATCTGGTACAAAATATGGCAGTGATGGATTCTTCCTGATATACCCAAGTGACCCTGCTGCTTCAAGAACTGCACTGGTTGACAATTGGCTttcaagtgcaattcaaagtggtggttgtcacctttaaggctCTACATGACTCTGGACCTAGTTATCTAAGACTGCCTTCTCCTATATTCATTCATCAGTCTGACCAGACTGAATAGGGTCAACTCCCTCCTGGTTATTATTTTATGAGAGGGCCTTGGAAGCAGGCTATTTTGatagctcccccccacccccacccccactttgaAACTTCCTCCTGGTGGAGATTCAGGGCACCCCTGTCCCTCCTGAGCTTTAGGAAAGCTGTCAAAATTTATCTGTTCCATCTAGCACAAGCAGAGGGGATGCTCTGATTAGAACTGGGATTTGTGAGCATGTGGcgtttgttttctctgtttttcatatttctattttgccattttaaaaaaatgtatatgggGGGTGTTTGGTCTTTCTTGAAAGCCTTCAAGGTTGGGAGGCatacaaataaagtaaataatataATGATAtctataaaactattaaaaacaacagtaacaaaatGCTAATATATTTACCTTTGGAGCACACTGAAAATGTATTCCAGGTACAGGTAAAGTGGTGACATATATGGTAATGCACCGATAGAGGTACAAAGTTCCCAATATAAAAAAGAACCTTCGTCCTACTATTGAtctgaaatatatatacacacagacatattgAGGAAAGAATTCTTGAGGCATTATGCTATCAGTACATGtctatgaaaaaaaaagactgttacAATGGCAGTTACAGCACAGCAGAATAAAATTCATAAAAAATGTGAAGAACCACTGCCTGCTCCAGAGTTAAGTCTTGGTTATATTTCTTTcagaagagtgggaaaaaaatgtaCCTTCCTTCTATACTTGGTTGGTTGCTGTGCAAACCATAACATTGACTTGTTTCGCACAGCACAACTCTTAGATATTACAGTGATATAAAATGACACCTGAGCATTTCATGGTAGAATTTTGGCTTGTCAAAAGTTAGCAGCATGCATGCTCAGCATTGGCTTAGTTTTTAAGTGATAAAAACATCtttcaaacagaagaaaaacctGCTACATTTTTGACGTTTTACTACTCTGCCTTGGTGATGTGCTCCTTGAATGGGGCACTTCATATCTCAGTGTTCTGATGTACCCTATCTCCCCAAAGTATTGAGATGGGAACAATCATTCACCTTGCTTTGACCAGTGGAACTTTTTTCCATATAAGCAACCCAATCTGACAGATGGAGTGAAGCAGGGAGGTCTTTTTACTTCATTGAAGCCCTTTAAAGACGTTCTTAAATCAAACTTTTGTTGAGGGAAAGCAATACTTTAAAGCTCCACACATTCCTGCTATTATTTATACAGAGGAAGAGTTCAGGCAACCAGTGGAAAATTATTTTGGTTCCTATTCAACTATCACTGGCGCAGGCTTCATCATCTCTTCTTCCATGTGGCTCTAATCACTGAACCGTTCTTTTTATGAGGAATTTAATTTATATGAACTGTGACACAACCATGCATAAACTATTAATtatgttcattttctttaaaattaacaTGCTACAACATGCTACAATGCTATTGAAATCTGTCCAGCGACAAGTTCTACTGCAGTCAGGAGTAGCCATACTTCAAGATGAATGTCCAACTGTACACACTGTAGCCTAAATCACCTTTGGTTAATTCAAAATCTGTACTTTCATAAGAAATCAATTTGCATCAACATTATTCCATATTCTATTATTAGTAGATATCTTAATGTGGACAGAGGACCTGTTTACAAAATATCAGACCACAATAATTCTTTATCATTAAACACTTATTTGCATACATATCTATCATGTTGTTCCATTTCAGGGTAAGcaaattatgcaaaatgcagaatgGGAGTAAGAaacagcaaagcaaagaaattatAGGCATGAGAtatgaaaaggaaagcaaatataGCTAAAACAAAACCATTCACTACATTAATCATACCTTTCTACTCTTGTAAACAATCCTTGTTTCCACCCTGTCCACACATTGCTTCACacattcactttttttctttaaacttcccCATTCTTTATTTCTGATTACATCAACTCCAGCAAGCACAATTCTCTTGGTCTTCTCTTCCCCATCTGCTAGATCATCTGTtcctccttcatatatttgcttgGAATTCAATCCCCATTCATTGTAAGACCAATCCACCACAAAGTACTCCTTTCAAATTGTTACTCATTTTTGTATTCCATtaagcactcattcattcttgaccatctctcttcttgttttatcacatataCTTGTTCCCATagcattcaatttacttttaaGTTGCTGTTGACATACCCAATTTAACACTGATATAACAAAGTGGGTTCTGTGTAGTcatttttgcctctttttttgGGCAAATATTCATTTCTCACAACAGACCACAAATTATTTATTCCCTTTCTGCCAGCATTTCCACATCCTATCATTTCTCCATTCATTCTTTCATCTTACTTACTAAGGCAGACAAATTCATCTTTctgctctagttttttttttgttgccaTTTATGGGTAATTTATAATTGTTCATtgtattttccctgtcaaacataaTTACCTTAATCTTCAGTGCATTAATGTTTAGATCTAtgttccttgttgcatcatacaatctaacattCATGGCAAATCATCTCAATTCACAGTTAACaatacagcatcatctgcatatgaaAGTACAAGCATGTCCATGTACCCAACCAACACATCTCTAATTACCATAAAAACATTTCTTATACACTTACACACAAGTAAACACAAATGGCATCACACATCTaataaacattccatttattcacTGTATgattcactactataatatacTGCTGTTACGGTAATCAGCAATCAACTTTcactccatattcatgcaaaacatccAGTACTTCAAGCTTACTCGTATTATCATATGCATTCTCTACATCAACAAACCTATGATAAACTTtctcacgtgtgtgtgtgtatacatcaATGAACAACTTGAGAGCAAAAATGTTGCTTGCGTATATAGTCCTGCCACAAAGTCAAATTTTGTTAATTGTCCCATCTTGTAACTTTCAATCAAAAAACGGAAAGCTTACTCTTGCtatctttccctttgtatagAGAGAAcagtaatggcattcttccaatcatcaagCACAGATGCAGTTTTCATGTGTGAGAACTAACACAACCATTCCTTAAGCAAACCACACCCACACTTTAACATTGCTCCAGTTACAGCATCTGCGGCATTATTGAGAGTTAGACGGCATACAggtttaaatcatcatcatcatcatcatcatcatcatcatcatctataccTGCACCTTTGTCATTTTTCAACATACTCCCAAGCATTCCTTTTCGTCAAATGTTCTGGACACAAACTTTTATATAATTTGCCTCAATTCCACTCTTTAACATATCATTATTTTTCCCATACTGATCTATAAAATACTCTTAGCATTACCCCACTTCAGTTTCATCTGAAgttatttcatcacttttatttttctcattctcatATTTTGCAGCAGTAGCCATTTTTTCATCCACAGCTGATTTCATTTtgtcattccaccaagcatctttTTTCAGACAAGTTACAGAGGATcttagaggaaacagattatctggacctgtttcagtcaggtttcggACCATGGGACAGTGTGGAAACAACGCTGGTTGTCCTTGTCAGTGACAAGGATATCATAGAGGTATGGACAGTGCTCTTTCTCCTGGGATTTTGAAAAGTCCTTTTGTTCTCAGGCCTGGAGTTAATATGTTTGTGAGGCCcctggtttgttttgctttgttttgttattgttatgaTTGTATTAGGCCAGGCTGCCTGTGTTGTATATTTTAAACTGCTtttactggggttttttttttggtaagctgCCCTGAATCTatgggagtgggcagctataataaatttaaataaataaacaattaacaCCTACTACTACTGTaattctatatacagtatttctgtagCACTCTGTAACACAATTCTTTTAATCAGTTTCCATATCCTTTTTACTTATTTCTACATTATTTTAGAAAGAATTGACTCAACCTGTTCTTTTGATGGATTGttctatcttctaatactttttataCACAATCTGCACTTTTTCTTCCTACAATGATTCTactttcattcttttctctttcacttcTTGCCTTTCCAGATCTATTTCTTCCATTCCTGATATTACCAAAACACATTTTCCACATTCAGAATTTCCCATCACCCATGTATTCATTCCTTTcccacatgtacagtatgtatgaatAGTCTTATATCTAAAccacttattaaaaacaaaatatgcatTTCTCTAAGAAGGTAGTCACCAGTCACCATTCTCACTCATTCCTGGCTCTCCAAATGGCCTGATTACTTTATCTGTGTTCTCTTGTCTTGTTCCCTctcatccattcatgtcatcCAGATAAATAATTTTCCCCCTAGGTTGCATTTATTTGGAATCTTGCACATTTTCTCCCAGACTCAtgtttcttccattatcactaCAACCATCATCGACCTATAGATGTCTACTTTTATATGAACCCACAACAATATAGAGGATACCAgctcatactttctgacatacatttagcCATTTCATTCATTACTGAACTTATACCTTCAGATCCCTGCATGGATTCATCAATGCCACCCCTCAAGATAGATCATTTTCATTCAGATCTATGgaatccttcctctttctcttagtttcacagatcCACAATATAtccttttctttaatttcatctGTTAATTCATGACcgttataatttatttttcttacattccAAGGCAAAACTTGTCATATGCCATGATCATCATAAAGAGCTTCATAGATATTGACCCCCGCCACTCATCAGGGCTTCTGTCAATTAaggctttattttatatatagacTAGATTCCCAGACTTAGTTTGACAAATACAGTAGTGGTCAGTTTCAGTACATTCCATCCAGTATGCCACAGATACaagcaaagcccagttttacccaaATCTACTAATCCTATTCTGGGCAAATTAGAATTCATAATCTACAAACTACCTAGCTAGTTAGCATACTCTTGACCACATCCCTCCAACTTGGAAGTATTTTCTATATATTGCCACTTGCTCAGGATGCAGATGCTTTGTTTCTATGATTGTATTACTGCAATTGCAAAAATCTTTGTTAACATCTCAAACCTACTGAATTCACAAGTTTACAGATCATTATATACAGTTCCTTTTAAACATCTATAGTTCTCAATTTCTATAAtaagaaaaattaaagcaaaagagCTACTTACTTGTATTTAAGAAACAGCCACTGGATTATCCATAATCCAACAAGGGTAATTCCAATTATTTCTGATACCAAAAAAGCCCATTCTATGCGATCAATATAATCAAAAAATTTATCTGGCAATGGAGGACTGAGCTCCTTGGGAGGCACCCTCTCATGTACCACTGTGATCATGACAGTTGTTAAAATTAAACTGAAGACAGCATATACAAAGGCAATGCCTGTTTTCCACCATTCTAAAGGAAATTTGTTTCTAGATTCAGTGGGCATGGAAATCTGTATATAGTCTGGATACCTTTTAGCACCTTTTCGCAAACCATTGGATAAACCCTTTGGTTTGTTGCTGCCATTCTTGCTTTCCTCACCAACAGTGAGAGTAGGTCGAGCATAACCTTTGGAAGTTTCACTAGTCGGGCCTTCCATATGTTCTTCGAGCTTTGCTATCTCTATGGTATCCATCAGGTTTAATATGTGTGACAGAATTAATGGATTGTAGTCTGATTTCCAAAAATATCTtgcacttccttttaaaaatctgccTCATCCACTTTCATCCACTTTTATTCTTTTAACAAAGCATCCAGAAACTGTAGGTCCCACTTTCAGTTACAGCTTTGATTCTTtggtatatttttctttaaaggatAATCAACACGCCATCTGAAATTAAATTTAACATACAACAAttaacatttgtaaaaaaaaatctgcattcttAGACATACTTGTATCCCTATATAGatcatattatattataaaaaagcgatatataataaaatattagttgTTAAATTGTAATACAGGAAACTTAAGTTTATCCTTATTTATTCAGTCTTGTCATAGAAAAGTATGACATAATTAATTGCTAAGGGATGGGGAACAGCCAACCTTTCCTAATAAAGTAATAATCTGTTTTTATTGCACCTATAACCAATTATTGTTTTAATCATTAGCTGTCAACATATCAAGTAAGtcacttattattatttatgtgtgtttaaaatgtataaagtCTCTTTATTCATAAGATGGTGCACATAAAACACAAACGATAAAATAAGAGTAATTCTGGCAAAGAAATCAATTAACTAAATTCCTGAATATGGTAAGTTGGTAAGCAGACCCTTAAATTGTACTGAGTAAATATAATCCTGTAATCGATGTGACATGGCTATATTTAGGTAAACCTAACGGAATTCTAGCTGCCATGAATTTCTAGTTTCAAGTTGAAACTTCTGCACTGTTTTCAAGGAGAGAACATCTAACGTGATCCAACCTGGAGAATGCCAGCAGTTGAACTACCATGAtactttttttctctgtctcagagaactgTAGATAGTGCTCTAAGCTGATTTCAAATGATATTGCAGTAAAAAACACCCCAGACTAAATAGTTGCTCTTTCAGGGTAAAGTATAACCTCATCCATAATAACTAGAACATCTGTTTCAGAACTCAGCAACCACCTACCCACATTGCTTTCATTTGTTATAATTTAGCTTTGGTTTCTTAGCTTTCATACATTGGTATAGCAGTTCTATTACCTTGCCTAATTCAGATAATAGTAAGAAAAGGAACAGGGCATCATGAATTCAGTGATGATTCCTTGCTTCAATTAACAGTGTTCATAAAAGTTTAGACAAACTGGGTTGAATTCTCATTAGAGTTACATGCACAGATAAACCAAATAATATTTGATATGCTAAGCTAGAAAGTGGCTTGATTGTTCTTGATCTAGCATGTTGGTTTtttgtaaaccataatttagGGCTCAGtatttgtgcaaatgcagccaactgtggcttagtCAATAAAGTACTGTATGGTTAAACTTTACCTTATtgttttgtgtgaacccagacaatatATGTGTTACAATGGAAGACAACTTGAACTCATCCTTTGGCCAAAAAAATATCAGTTGAGGGCAGAGGctttttcccccttcatccctGTCAGAAATACCAGTCAGTACTTCTATATTTTCTGCATTAGGGTTGAACAAACAGGGAAAAAACCCATCAGACAAAAGGACAAAAGTTACCAACTGCTAAAGTTTACCAAATGCTATTTGTTGTTAATGTAGCCTGTATGTggtctcagactcacaagcctcTTCCCCTTGAGAGATGGCTCATTGTCACATACTTAGTTAGATTATCCAGCCCCTCACTCTGCGAGATACAGAAAAGGTTTGTTCTTTAAAAAGACAGGGGAGAAGTCTATAAATTCGCATTCTCTCATGcaaatat
Coding sequences within it:
- the SGMS2 gene encoding phosphatidylcholine:ceramide cholinephosphotransferase 2 yields the protein MDTIEIAKLEEHMEGPTSETSKGYARPTLTVGEESKNGSNKPKGLSNGLRKGAKRYPDYIQISMPTESRNKFPLEWWKTGIAFVYAVFSLILTTVMITVVHERVPPKELSPPLPDKFFDYIDRIEWAFLVSEIIGITLVGLWIIQWLFLKYKSIVGRRFFFILGTLYLYRCITIYVTTLPVPGIHFQCAPKLNGDSQAKVQRILQLISRGGLSIASSRILCGDFLFSGHTLSLTLVYLFIKEYSPRHFWWYHLICWCMTVIGVICILVGHEHYTVDVVIAYFITTRLFWWYHAMANEKNLKISSQTNFLSRAWWYPIFSFSEKNVQGSVPCCFSWPVTWPPGCFKSSCKKYSRVHKMGEDNEKST